One genomic region from Spirosoma sp. KCTC 42546 encodes:
- a CDS encoding DUF1593 domain-containing protein yields MKTLLPFLLIALSFISSHAQQPAQKLRVLVLTDIENEPDDAQSMVRFLTYSNQWDVEGLIATTSVHQPNRVAPEKIKQIVTAYGKVRTNLLLHEKGYPETAYLLSVIKPSIPKYGMEAVGPGNDSEGSEWIISVVDKKDNRPVWIPVWGGANCLAQALWKVRQTRMPDEVDQFVAKLRVYTISDQDDSGPWLRKTFPNLFYIASPGRHAGGAYHYATWSGISGDNFHGRFRGGDFSIVDNPWLDEHIRKNHGPLGAEHPFTKFLMEGDTPSFLGLINNGLSDPEHPNYGSWGGRYEFYTPRTRKWFYEPETRPFWSDAEDEVMGADSAWHTSNKATIWRWRKAYQNDFAARIDWSVKPYKEANHPPIAKLGHANELRAKSGEKVMLSADGSTDPDGNALTYDWIYYREPGSFESNRILEVQDKQKMNAFIVAPKVDKPETLHVILAVTDTGTPALTRYQRVIVTVFP; encoded by the coding sequence ATGAAAACCCTACTTCCTTTTCTCCTTATAGCGTTATCATTCATATCCAGCCATGCCCAGCAACCCGCTCAAAAACTCCGGGTTCTAGTATTAACGGATATCGAAAACGAACCGGATGACGCCCAGTCGATGGTGCGTTTTCTGACGTATTCGAATCAATGGGATGTAGAAGGTTTGATTGCGACGACGTCGGTCCATCAGCCGAATCGGGTTGCGCCGGAAAAAATAAAGCAGATTGTAACGGCTTACGGGAAAGTAAGAACTAACTTATTGCTTCACGAGAAGGGCTATCCTGAAACCGCTTATCTGCTGAGCGTTATCAAGCCGTCGATTCCCAAGTACGGTATGGAAGCCGTCGGGCCGGGTAACGATTCCGAAGGGTCGGAGTGGATTATTTCGGTAGTCGATAAGAAAGACAATCGGCCGGTCTGGATTCCGGTTTGGGGTGGGGCTAACTGTCTGGCGCAGGCGCTCTGGAAAGTTCGTCAGACCCGCATGCCCGATGAGGTTGATCAATTTGTGGCCAAGCTACGGGTGTACACCATTTCGGATCAGGACGATTCCGGCCCCTGGCTCCGCAAAACCTTCCCGAATCTGTTTTACATCGCCAGTCCCGGCAGGCATGCGGGTGGTGCGTATCATTATGCCACCTGGAGCGGAATCAGTGGCGATAACTTTCACGGCCGGTTTCGGGGTGGCGATTTCAGCATCGTCGATAATCCCTGGTTAGATGAGCATATCCGTAAAAATCATGGCCCGCTGGGTGCCGAACACCCCTTTACAAAATTCCTGATGGAGGGCGATACACCTAGTTTTTTAGGGTTGATTAACAACGGATTAAGCGATCCCGAACATCCGAATTATGGAAGTTGGGGTGGTCGCTATGAATTTTATACCCCCCGAACCCGCAAGTGGTTTTACGAACCCGAAACCCGTCCGTTCTGGTCAGATGCGGAAGATGAGGTGATGGGAGCAGACAGCGCCTGGCATACCAGTAATAAAGCCACGATCTGGCGTTGGCGCAAAGCCTACCAAAACGATTTTGCCGCCCGCATCGACTGGTCTGTCAAACCGTATAAAGAGGCCAATCACCCGCCCATTGCGAAGCTTGGACACGCTAACGAATTGCGAGCCAAGAGTGGCGAAAAAGTCATGCTGAGTGCCGATGGATCGACCGATCCCGATGGCAATGCCTTAACCTATGACTGGATCTATTACCGGGAGCCGGGCTCGTTTGAAAGCAACCGTATACTTGAGGTACAGGATAAACAGAAAATGAACGCCTTTATCGTAGCGCCAAAGGTCGATAAACCTGAAACGCTTCATGTTATTCTAGCCGTGACCGATACGGGAACACCAGCCCTGACCCGTTATCAGCGGGTGATTGTAACAGTGTTTCCATAA
- a CDS encoding DUF2291 domain-containing protein, translating into MPKNSLKYAVLLVLLGVVAYNSVYFKKLDEVKTGSNSTSKFDPVAYAQTFWTSKLLPATSTATDFSTLLTLLKTDKEKAIDTYSHALGIGNIRYFLVKGEGKITTIGDNDVTLALPSGETIRLATEYIFGNAVRDASGLIKITEFDNTMDLNNVSAELNSIIRKKVVPPFKASAKAGSTVKFVGAIELNREHLHLDDVEVIPISVELGAGSKGQGDKSLTIKMRPLLPAPCAKPYKPC; encoded by the coding sequence ATGCCGAAAAATAGCCTCAAATACGCGGTGCTACTAGTTTTGTTGGGTGTTGTGGCCTATAACTCCGTTTATTTCAAAAAACTGGATGAAGTAAAGACTGGCTCAAACTCGACTTCAAAATTTGATCCGGTCGCCTATGCGCAGACATTCTGGACGTCGAAACTATTGCCAGCCACATCAACCGCAACCGATTTTAGTACGCTTCTAACGCTGCTGAAAACGGACAAAGAGAAAGCAATTGATACGTATTCGCACGCATTAGGCATCGGTAATATTCGCTATTTCCTGGTGAAAGGGGAGGGCAAAATAACCACCATTGGCGATAACGATGTAACACTTGCGTTACCTTCTGGGGAAACGATAAGACTGGCTACCGAGTACATTTTTGGCAACGCCGTCCGCGATGCATCGGGCTTGATCAAGATTACCGAGTTCGATAACACGATGGATCTCAACAACGTATCCGCCGAACTCAACAGCATCATTCGCAAAAAGGTGGTGCCACCATTTAAAGCCAGTGCGAAAGCAGGAAGCACGGTGAAGTTTGTCGGTGCCATCGAACTGAATAGAGAACATTTGCATCTGGATGATGTAGAGGTAATTCCTATTTCTGTAGAGCTTGGCGCAGGGAGCAAGGGGCAGGGAGATAAGTCCCTGACCATCAAAATGCGCCCCCTGCTCCCTGCTCCCTGCGCCAAGCCCTACAAACCATGTTAG
- a CDS encoding D-ribose ABC transporter substrate-binding protein: protein MNKLIFLWLLALLLAGSCTTKSTSDQPKKVAVIVSTLNNPWFVVLAETAAAQAKALGYETKIFDSQNNTALESDHFENAIVSGFSAILLNPTDSDGSIVNAMKAKDAGIPVFCMDREVNSPQAATCQILSDNYSGCVAIGKYFAQTLRAKAKDAPINYVEILGLVGDNNTWNRSKGFHSVVDQYPNFKMVAQQSADFDRNKAMEVLESILQAHPDVNAVFCGNDAMAMGAYQALVAAGKAKEVGVFGFDGADDVMNSIRDSKIKATGLQSPQTMAKTAAQYADEYIKGKRDFAKKIPVAVELVDQENIKDYSSPKKL from the coding sequence ATGAATAAACTCATTTTCCTATGGCTCTTGGCCCTCCTCCTGGCCGGAAGCTGTACAACTAAATCCACTTCTGACCAACCGAAGAAAGTGGCCGTAATTGTGTCTACGCTCAATAATCCCTGGTTTGTGGTGCTGGCCGAAACGGCAGCGGCTCAGGCAAAGGCCTTGGGGTACGAAACCAAAATCTTCGATTCGCAGAACAACACGGCCCTGGAAAGTGACCATTTCGAGAACGCCATCGTATCAGGATTCAGTGCTATTCTGCTAAACCCGACAGACTCCGATGGCTCCATCGTAAATGCCATGAAGGCAAAAGACGCGGGTATACCGGTGTTCTGTATGGACCGGGAAGTCAATTCGCCCCAGGCCGCTACCTGCCAGATTTTGTCCGACAACTATTCCGGCTGTGTGGCTATCGGAAAATACTTTGCCCAAACGTTGCGGGCGAAAGCCAAAGACGCACCCATCAACTATGTTGAAATTCTGGGGCTGGTGGGCGACAACAACACCTGGAACCGCTCGAAGGGTTTTCATAGTGTAGTTGATCAGTATCCTAACTTTAAGATGGTGGCTCAGCAAAGCGCTGATTTCGATCGGAATAAGGCCATGGAGGTACTCGAGTCCATACTTCAAGCGCACCCCGATGTCAACGCCGTTTTTTGCGGAAACGATGCCATGGCAATGGGCGCTTATCAGGCGCTGGTGGCTGCCGGAAAGGCGAAAGAGGTTGGTGTGTTTGGTTTCGATGGGGCCGATGATGTGATGAACTCCATCCGGGATAGCAAGATTAAGGCGACGGGTTTACAATCGCCCCAAACCATGGCCAAAACGGCCGCTCAGTATGCCGACGAGTACATCAAAGGCAAGCGGGACTTCGCTAAAAAGATACCCGTAGCTGTCGAATTGGTCGATCAGGAGAATATAAAGGATTACAGCAGCCCCAAAAAGCTATAA
- a CDS encoding ABC transporter permease, producing the protein MQATLNSYRPVLTKFQSLIALFILCLGISLMSDKFLTVANFWNVLRQISVNVCISTGMTLVVLTAGIDLSVGSVLALSGAITAGLLRNGIQLPYQNLYIGFTLLGATLAGLVTGSGLGWFNGWAITRFKLPPFVATLAMLTIARGLTMLWTEGFPITGLGDSFTFLGTGWFLGIPLPVWLSGIIVAIAVLITNKTRLGRYIYAIGGSESAARLSGVNINKIKIAVYSLAGGLAAVGGLLVTSRLDSAQPNAGTSYELDSIAAVVIGGTSLSGGRGSILGTVQGAIIIGVLNNGLVLLNVSPFWQQVVKGFVILLAVIIDKRMDNEK; encoded by the coding sequence ATGCAAGCAACCTTAAATTCCTACCGGCCTGTTTTAACCAAATTTCAGTCACTGATTGCCCTGTTCATTCTATGTCTGGGCATCAGCCTGATGTCCGATAAATTTCTGACGGTGGCCAATTTCTGGAACGTCCTGCGGCAGATTTCGGTAAACGTCTGTATCTCAACGGGCATGACGCTCGTGGTGCTAACGGCGGGCATCGACTTATCGGTTGGCTCTGTGTTGGCCCTGTCGGGAGCCATCACGGCGGGTTTACTCCGAAACGGTATTCAGTTGCCATATCAGAACCTGTACATTGGCTTTACGCTATTAGGGGCTACACTGGCGGGTTTGGTTACGGGTTCTGGCTTGGGCTGGTTCAACGGCTGGGCCATCACACGGTTCAAACTGCCGCCTTTCGTAGCGACGCTCGCCATGTTGACCATCGCCCGCGGACTAACCATGCTCTGGACAGAAGGTTTTCCAATTACCGGCTTAGGTGATTCGTTTACCTTTTTAGGAACGGGCTGGTTTTTAGGCATTCCTTTGCCCGTTTGGCTGTCAGGCATCATCGTCGCCATTGCGGTATTGATTACAAATAAAACCCGCCTTGGACGCTATATCTATGCCATTGGCGGCAGCGAAAGCGCGGCCCGATTGTCGGGAGTGAACATCAACAAAATCAAAATCGCGGTCTACAGCCTAGCCGGTGGACTGGCGGCCGTTGGCGGCTTACTCGTTACCTCCCGGCTGGATTCGGCCCAGCCTAACGCCGGTACCAGCTACGAACTGGATTCCATTGCGGCTGTGGTCATTGGCGGTACGTCGCTGTCGGGCGGACGGGGTAGCATTTTAGGGACGGTGCAGGGTGCCATCATTATTGGCGTCCTGAACAACGGGCTGGTACTTCTCAACGTATCCCCGTTCTGGCAGCAGGTCGTGAAGGGATTTGTGATTTTGCTGGCTGTTATTATCGACAAGCGAATGGATAATGAAAAATGA
- a CDS encoding sugar ABC transporter ATP-binding protein — MLVAENITKRFTGVTALDQVCLEFLAGQVTAVIGENGAGKSTLMKILSGVYPDYEGQIVFKGQPVRFDTIRDAQACGIAIIHQELNLIPYLSITENVFLGRELTTRWGTLDRKAMRLKTRELLEKLKLNIDPDTLIVELKVGQQQVVEIAKALLVESEVIIMDEPTSAISESEVAVLFSIITSLRNENKAIVYISHKLDELFTIADRYVVLRDGKSIESGSMQGIDHDTLIRKMVGRDVTSIRRKANDQVYEPILSVGNLCLKHLVRVQENQLKNLSFTVGRGEIVGIFGLMGAGRTELLETLFGLHPKRSSGTVHLDSQQVQFKAPIDAIRAGMALVPEDRKKDGLVLGLDVQTNISLTSLSIIEQAGFLSQKKESTLAKKYIADLRIKTPSEKQTAKNLSGGNQQKIVLSKWLATNPKLLMLDEPTRGIDVNAKNEIYKLILQLADAGMGILVVSSELPEILAISDRILVLCEGSLTAEMAIQDATEDSILKAAIPK, encoded by the coding sequence ATGTTAGTAGCAGAAAATATCACGAAACGATTTACGGGCGTAACGGCCCTCGATCAGGTCTGCCTTGAATTTCTGGCGGGTCAGGTGACCGCTGTGATTGGCGAAAACGGGGCCGGGAAGTCGACGCTGATGAAAATCCTGTCGGGCGTATATCCTGACTATGAAGGACAAATCGTGTTCAAGGGGCAACCCGTTCGGTTCGATACGATTCGGGACGCACAGGCTTGCGGAATTGCCATCATTCACCAGGAACTGAACCTGATTCCTTACCTGAGCATTACCGAAAACGTCTTTCTGGGCCGCGAACTCACTACCCGCTGGGGCACCCTCGACCGGAAAGCCATGCGACTCAAAACGCGCGAACTCCTCGAAAAGCTCAAGCTGAATATTGATCCCGATACGCTGATTGTCGAACTGAAAGTGGGTCAGCAGCAGGTCGTTGAGATTGCTAAAGCGTTACTCGTTGAGTCGGAGGTGATTATCATGGACGAACCTACGTCGGCCATTAGCGAAAGTGAAGTGGCGGTTTTGTTCAGCATTATAACCAGTTTACGAAATGAGAATAAGGCCATTGTGTACATCTCGCATAAGTTGGATGAGCTGTTCACGATTGCCGATCGCTACGTCGTTTTGCGGGATGGGAAGTCCATCGAATCAGGTAGTATGCAGGGCATCGATCACGATACGCTGATTCGTAAAATGGTGGGTCGTGATGTTACCAGCATCCGCCGAAAAGCGAATGATCAAGTTTACGAACCGATCTTGTCGGTCGGAAACCTGTGTCTCAAGCACCTGGTTCGTGTGCAGGAAAACCAGCTAAAAAATCTTTCGTTTACGGTTGGCCGGGGAGAGATTGTTGGGATTTTTGGGCTTATGGGAGCAGGACGGACGGAATTATTAGAAACCCTGTTTGGCCTCCACCCAAAGCGTTCGAGTGGTACGGTTCATCTTGACAGTCAGCAGGTTCAGTTTAAGGCACCCATTGATGCGATTCGGGCAGGTATGGCGCTGGTTCCGGAAGATCGCAAGAAAGATGGCCTGGTATTAGGCCTGGATGTACAGACTAATATTAGCCTAACATCCCTGTCGATCATTGAACAGGCGGGTTTCCTGAGCCAGAAAAAAGAATCGACACTGGCGAAGAAATACATTGCTGATTTGCGGATCAAGACGCCTTCGGAGAAGCAAACGGCTAAAAATCTGAGTGGTGGTAATCAGCAGAAAATCGTGTTGTCGAAATGGCTGGCCACGAACCCCAAGCTGTTGATGCTAGACGAACCCACGCGGGGCATCGATGTGAACGCCAAGAACGAAATCTATAAACTCATTTTGCAATTGGCCGATGCCGGTATGGGAATCCTGGTCGTTTCCTCCGAACTGCCCGAAATTCTGGCGATTTCTGATCGTATCCTGGTCCTGTGCGAAGGAAGCTTAACCGCCGAAATGGCAATTCAGGATGCAACGGAAGACTCGATTCTCAAAGCCGCGATTCCTAAATAG